The following proteins are co-located in the Macadamia integrifolia cultivar HAES 741 chromosome 3, SCU_Mint_v3, whole genome shotgun sequence genome:
- the LOC122073511 gene encoding 60S ribosomal protein L30-like: MVTVKKTKKTHENINNRLALVMKSGKYTLGYKTVLHSLRSSKGKLIILSNNCPPLRKSEIEYYAMLSKVGVHHFNGKDWSVEKLSGFPQSV, from the exons ATGGTGACGGTGAAGAAGACG AAGAAGACCCATGAGAACATCAACAACAGGCTTGCTCTCGTTATGAAGAGCGGAAAGTACACGCTCGGCTACAAAACCGTCCTCCATTCGCTCAGAAGCTCGAAAG GAAAGCTTATAATTCTTTCAAATAACTGTCCGCCTCTGCGGAAATCTGAGATCGAGTACTATGCGATGCTCTCTAAGGTCGGCGTTCACCATTTCAATGGAA AAGACTGGAGCGTGGAAAAACTGAGTGGGTTTCCTCAGTCAGTCTAG